A segment of the Homalodisca vitripennis isolate AUS2020 unplaced genomic scaffold, UT_GWSS_2.1 ScUCBcl_9547;HRSCAF=18072, whole genome shotgun sequence genome:
aaataaaaaccaatcgctctaattaaagattaaggtgtggggaacacaacaaaaaagaattaactggatatCTTTATTAGTTATTGAGATATGTGTACCTAAAGATATGGTATTTTACATAGGGAAGATATAGGACATGCCGACCCcccttttaaactgtttttggaaaaaacaataaaagctcAACTTGTTAAGTGCTTAGAAGACTAACAGATCAAAGTCATGTAGTGAAATATAAGAGAAAAGATGAGCCTCACAAGCCTTTACAATGCTGCTATTGCtaggaaaaataaacaaagaaatatcgAAAATATGGCAAGGTCACCCAATCTTGTGCAGactatgtataaaaatttctCTAACGTCTTTGATTAGATTTATTTTGTGGGTGAAAAACACTTAGATCATCATCGCCTGTCTttgattagaaatattttaaatggaacatATTCTTAACaagtataagttttatttaaatgattaaagtttttttgcatttatcattttattatactCTGTTACTAATATCAAAACTCTTTTAATATTCCAGATTTTTCGAAGCCTATAATGAACAGGGAATAGAGTTTTGGGGACTCACTCAAGGAAATGAGTTCATAGTCCCAATTTACTTTGGTGCTTTCTTCATCATGCCTAACATGATAATGTTGCCTTCCCAAGCAAGATATTGGACGAAAGCATACCTGGGTCCAATTCTCAGGACATCAGACTACAAACATATCAAGATTCTCACTTTGGATGACGAACGACCATTTATGTCCTGGTGGTCAGACAGAGTAA
Coding sequences within it:
- the LOC124374673 gene encoding lysosomal acid glucosylceramidase-like encodes the protein MPNMIMLPSQARYWTKAYLGPILRTSDYKHIKILTLDDERPFMSWWSDRMFTDKEAAHYIDGIALHWYFDQ